From Scleropages formosus chromosome 25, fSclFor1.1, whole genome shotgun sequence, a single genomic window includes:
- the LOC108921427 gene encoding procollagen galactosyltransferase 2-like — MIAILVRNAAHSLPFYLGCVERLEYPRDRLALWVAVDHSVDNSTAMVLEWLKSVQAPYHYVEWRPQEEPRSYADESGPKHWSRSRFDHVMKLRQAALKAARKQWADYLLFADADNLLTNPRLLTLLMAENLTLVAPMLESHTLYSNFWCGMTAEGYYERTPDYVPVRQWRRAGCFPVPMVHSTFLVDLRRTASRALAFHPPHPDYRGAFDDIMVFAFSAHKAGIQMHVCNRERYGFLPVPLKPQQSLEDEEESCVHTITEAMVDHALEPSRHLHTPPKAQDTIGFDQVFLINLRRRTQRRERMLRTLAVLGIQATPTDAVDGKALNGSQLEALGVAMLPGYRDPYSGRELTRGEVGCFLSHHHIWTQVANEGLRQVLVLEDDVRFEPRFKSRLRDVMRDVAGLQLDWDLIYVGRKRLQERSSEKAVQGARNLVEAGYSYWTLGYALSLGGARKLLQAEPLGRMLPVDEFLPVMFDKHPKQQYLEHFEPRDLRAFSVEPLLLFPTHYTGEPGYVSDTETSTIWDDEAAGTDWDREHTRRRWQEGQGRLRPPGPNSAAAADSHNEL; from the exons ATGATCGCCATCCTCGTGCGCAACGCGGCGCACAGCCTGCCCTTCTACCTGGGCTGCGTGGAGAGGCTCGAGTACCCGCGGGACCGGCTCGCGCTCTG GGTGGCGGTGGACCACAGCGTGGACAACAGCACGGCCATGGTGCTCGAGTGGCTCAAGAGCGTCCAGGCCCCGTACCACTACGTGGAGTGGAGACCCCAGGAGGAGCCGCG GTCGTACGCGGACGAGTCGGGACCTAAGCACTGGTCCAGGTCGCGGTTCGACCACGTGATGAAGCTGAGGCAGGCGGCGCTGAAGGCGGCCAGGAAGCAGTGGGCCGACTACCTCCTG TTCGCCGATGCCGACAACCTGCTGACGAACCCGCGGCTGCTGACACTCCTGATGGCGGAGAACCTCACGCTGGTGGCCCCCATGCTGGAGTCACACACGCTCTACTCCAACTTCTGGTGCGGCATGACCGCAGAG GGCTACTACGAGCGCACGCCCGACTATGTGCCCGTTCGCCAGTGGAGGCGCGCCGGCTGTTTCCCGGTTCCCATGGTGCATTCCaccttcctggtggacctgcGACGCACCGCCAGCCGCGCCCTCGccttccaccccccccaccccgactaTAGGGGGGCCTTCGATGACATCATGGTCTTCGCGTTCTCTGCGCACAAGGCGG GCATACAGATGCACGTGTGTAACCGGGAGCGCTACGGCTTCCTGCCCGTCCCCCTGAAACCCCAGCAGAGCctggaggacgaggaggagagcTGTGTTCACACCATCACGGAGGCCATGG TGGACCACGCTCTGGAGCCATCGCGCCACCTGCACACCCCCCCGAAGGCCCAGGACACCATTGGCTTTGACCAG gtGTTCCTCATCAACTTGAGACGCCGCACACAGCGCAGGGAGAGGATGCTGCGCACGTTGGCCGTGCTGGGGATCCAGGCCACGCCGACCGATGCCGTGGACGGCAA GGCTCTGAACGGCTCTCAGCTGGAGGCTCTGGGCGTGGCCATGCTGCCCGGCTACAGGGACCCGTACTCGGGGCGCGAGCTGACCCGCGGAGAGGTCGGCTGCTTCCTGAGCCACCACCACATCTGGACGCAG GTGGCGAACGAGGGACTCCGGCAGGTGTTGGTGCTGGAGGACGACGTGAGGTTCGAGCCCCGGTTCAAGAGCAGGCTGAGGGACGTCATGCGGGACGTTGCAGGCCTGCAGCTGGACTGGGACCTGAT ATACGTGGGCCGCAAGAGGCTGCAGGAGAGGAGCTCCGAGAAGGCGGTGCAGGGTGCGAGGAACCTGGTGGAGGCAGGCTACTCATACTGGACCCTGGGCTACGCCCTCTCGCTGGGGGGGGCGCGGAAGCTGCTGCAAGCCGAGCCCCTGGGCAGGATGCTTCCCGTGGACGAGTTCCTGCCCGTCATGTTCGACAAGCACCCAAA ACAGCAGTACCTGGAGCACTTTGAGCCGCGGGACCTGCGGGCGTTCTCCGTCGAGCCCCTCCTGCTCTTCCCCACACACTACACGGGCGAGCCGGGCTACGTGAGCGACACGGAGACGTCCACCATCTGGGACGACGAGGCCGCCGGCACCGACTGGGATCGCGAACACACGCGGCGGAGATGGCAGGAGGGCCAGGGCCGGCTCCGCCCCCCAGGGCCAAacagcgccgccgccgccgacaGCCACAATGAGCTCTGA
- the tsen15 gene encoding tRNA-splicing endonuclease subunit Sen15 isoform X2: protein MTDVEKSAEGPDEERPPLGNWMLQHPKYEEMMALQVGDEAQVYCAFLVYLDLTQVRQWHDVSSRGSPELQVVLLEGREKDGDPPQVVLPLPANRTLTHSLRSVLSLRDPMLLCAVASDSSLVYQRLCDGLLTPDPPVDIQDQGRRQHRKRRLR from the exons ATGACTGATGTGGAAAAGTCGGCAGAGGGGCCGGATGAGGAGCGACCGCCTCTCGGTAACTGGATGCTGCAGCACCCGAAG TACGAGGAGATGATGGCCCTGCAGGTGGGCGACGAGGCCCAGGTTTACTGCGCCTTCCTGGTGTATCTGGACCTCACGCAGG TGCGGCAGTGGCACGACGTGTCCAGCAGGGGCAGCCCTGAGCTCCaggtggtgctgctggaggGCCGGGAGAAAGACGGCGACCCCCCCCAGGTGGTGCTGCCGCTGCCCGCGAACAGGACCCTCACCCACAG ctTACGCTCTGTGCTGAGCCTGCGAGACCCCATGCTGCTGTGTGCCGTGGCCTCTGACTCCAGCCTGGTGTACCAACGGCTCTGCGATGGCCTactgacccctgacccccctGTAGACATCCAGGACCAGGGTCGCCGTCAGCATCGCAAGCGCCGACTACGCTGA
- the tsen15 gene encoding tRNA-splicing endonuclease subunit Sen15 isoform X1 — MTDVEKSAEGPDEERPPLGNWMLQHPKYEEMMALQVGDEAQVYCAFLVYLDLTQVRQWHDVSSRGSPELQVVLLEGREKDGDPPQVVLPLPANRTLTHRCLRSVLSLRDPMLLCAVASDSSLVYQRLCDGLLTPDPPVDIQDQGRRQHRKRRLR, encoded by the exons ATGACTGATGTGGAAAAGTCGGCAGAGGGGCCGGATGAGGAGCGACCGCCTCTCGGTAACTGGATGCTGCAGCACCCGAAG TACGAGGAGATGATGGCCCTGCAGGTGGGCGACGAGGCCCAGGTTTACTGCGCCTTCCTGGTGTATCTGGACCTCACGCAGG TGCGGCAGTGGCACGACGTGTCCAGCAGGGGCAGCCCTGAGCTCCaggtggtgctgctggaggGCCGGGAGAAAGACGGCGACCCCCCCCAGGTGGTGCTGCCGCTGCCCGCGAACAGGACCCTCACCCACAGGTG ctTACGCTCTGTGCTGAGCCTGCGAGACCCCATGCTGCTGTGTGCCGTGGCCTCTGACTCCAGCCTGGTGTACCAACGGCTCTGCGATGGCCTactgacccctgacccccctGTAGACATCCAGGACCAGGGTCGCCGTCAGCATCGCAAGCGCCGACTACGCTGA